TGTCGCTGGCGGTAATAACGCCCTTGTTATCCATCACACCTCCTTTTGGAAGCACCGACCAGGTAAATGGCAGATCCAACCTGCTGCCGTCGCTTCCATAAGCAGCCGCTTTAAATTGCTTGCGTGCGTTTACGAAAACACTGGTGCTATCCGGTGTTACCGTGATATGCGACAGGGAAACCTCGGTAGCCCTTATCACCTTCAACCAGTTGAAGTTCCAGCCCGAAGCAGTGGACTGCAGGATAAGCGTTCTCTTGCCACCGGGCAATTGAAAAGGGGCAGATGTTACCGTTGTCCAGTTTTGCCATCCACCACTTGCGGGAAGATTGATGGTGGTTAACAATGTATCACCAACCATCACCTTAACAGTTGCGGCCGTGTTAACAGCTACCCGAAGCTGAATGCGGTAACTGCCTGTCCAGGGCGTATTGATATCATATTCCAGAAAGCTGGTGGAGGCGATATAACTAACATTCAATACGCCACTTGTATCCTGTACCGGTTCTGTACAACAGGTATTACTGTAGTCAAAAGCTTCCGCTTCTATTCGTGCCGGAATAGGCTTATAGTTGGCAGTGCGTATGGTAACATTTGCCGTTGCCCTTATTGTATCGATACCAGACGCAGCAGTAGCAGTTACAATACCTGGGGCAACAACAGTAGCCAGCCCTGTATTTGTAATACTATTACCAGTGCCCGTTATTGTCCATACCGGGGTTAGCTCCATAGGAAAATCATTCTGATCAAAGATCCTGGCAGTGTATTGATATTTTTTACCTGGTATAAAAGCACGATTGGCCGGGCTTATAATCATACTATCCGGAACGGGAGTACCTATCCCTTTCTGGTAAACACGAACATAATCAACCAGCATACTGTCGGGCCAGTCGGCAGCAGTAATGGCGCCGCCCATACCTCCGCCAATGGCGAGGTTAAGGATCACGTGGAATTTCTGGTCAAAAGGCCAGTCACGCCAGGTTGTTTTAGGATTAACATAGGTATAGTTCTTTGTTCCATCGAACAGGAAGACAATGGAATCTTCTGTCCATTCCATACCATAGGTATGAAAAACAGTATCGACATCTGGCATCAGCCTTGATGCAGAAAGGTGTCCTCCATTCTGCCAGTTATTATTCTGGGTGTGCACGGTAGACAGAACGGTTCCGAAGCTATTGCCAACATGCTCCATAATATCCAGTTCACCACTTTGCGGCCATGCGCCGTAAGCGCTTGTTGTGGGCATGAGCCAGATAGCAGGCCAGGAGCCTCTAGCCCTGGGAAGTCTGGCACGGACCTCTACTTTTCCGTATTTAAAGTCAACCTTGTTCTGTGTGATCAGGCGTGCCGAAGACCAGGGATCAGTAGTATTGTAGTTGGGAAAATCCCTTTTTCCTGTGATGACCAGACAGCCATTGCGCACGCGGGCATTATCATAAGAAGTGTCAGTATATACCTGTTGTTCACCATTAATCCATGCCTTGGGCCTTGGATCTACCGTCCATTTGGTAAGGTCGGGCAAGCCGGAGCCATTGAACTCATCGGAGAAGATGAGCGTGTAATTGGGATTCCCTTCAAATACTACATTTCCTTTAGCAATGTATTGTGCTGCCCCGGAGGAATCGAGCTGTGATCCGGCAATCGTTAGTTTCAGATCGTAACGCGAATAGTTAACGGAGGAATTACCACCTAATACAATATTCACTACTGTATCGTTCACCCTGTGCAGGCTGTCGATGAAAACACCCGCCGGAAAAGGGGCCGTCCATTGAGACTTATCGAGTATGCTCTTAAACGTATTACCATGTACAGTAGCCTGAATTAAAGCACCTTGCTCCTGCCCCATTGATATGCTTGTATTACCGAGTGTAACAGAAGCTGGATCGGGGCCCTGCACCAGGTCGAAGTATAAGATCCCGCTTGCTTTTTTCCCGTCAATAAAATGAACTTCCAGGCGATTGAGATCGGTTCTATTACTTACAGTTTTAAAATCGAATGTTGCTTCTTCCCAGGTATTGATGTTTTTTATCTTATAGGTGAAGTAAACTGCTTTGTTATAGTTGGTACCTGGCTGCAGCTTGAACATCACATCTTCTTTGACATTACTATAGACCAGCATTTTAAAGACCGTGTTGCCATGCAGATCAAACGAGTCAGGCAAGCTACAGCCGGCTGTCATCCATTCAAAGGAAGTAGTGTCTTTATTGAATTTAGCCACTTTGCTGCTTGTATTCAGCCCGCCTGGCGCCGGATTAGGTACACCAAATTCCACTTTACCGGTAGTAGTATTACCGGCATAGAAGTCCCACCGGCCAGAGCAGGGCCCATTTCCTTCCATATCATCCAGGATCAGGAACTGCGCCTTGAGGTTTCCGCAAAGGCCTATCAGCAGGAACAGGAGAACGGAATAAAAACGGGCTGGTACAAACATGGCAAAGGCATCCCCCCTTGTGGGAGCAATCGTTAGGTATTTCATAAAGGCAGTGTTTAACGGATGTTATTTCAAATTAGGATTCATAAGCACGTCGGCTCCCGGAATTGGCAATGTATAGTTGGCTTTGGTGATAGTACCTACAGGTTTCAGATCTCCATCGTTTTTATTGGCATTGGCTTCTTCTACTTTTTCCAGTCGCACGAGATCGAACCAGCGGCACCATTCACCGGCGAATTCCCAGGCTCTTTCGTTCACGACTGCATTGGCAAATTCAGCAGGAGCCATGCCAGCAGGCAGATCGGTTAATCCTGCACGCTGCCTCACGGCATTTATTGCTTTGTAGGCATCATCGTTAACAGTTCCGCTACGTGCCAGAGCCTCGGCGTAGGTAAGCAACACATGCGCATACCTGATCATGATGACGGGATTGGCAGACATGTAAGTATTCTTTGTTCCTGACTGAATCGTAAACTTCTTATAGTAAGGATGTTTGGTAGAAACATTCTGCCAGGGAACAGTATTGCCGTTTATTACGAAGCTAGTAGAGAAGGTTTCATCTTTACGGCTGCCCGCGGGGAAGTTGTTGAAGAAATTAAGCTCAGGGAAAAAGTCAGTCCACCCCCCTTCATCTTCGGGCATAGTAGACAGGCCATAGAAAGAATTATACGTGATCCACTGGCCTCTTGTGTAAAGAGCAAACACATCTTCTGAAGTGCCGCCCGCAAAGATCTTCAGAAAACCACCCTGGTAGAGATCAACAGCATAAGTTGTTTTATTGTCGATCACTTCTTTTGCTTTAGAGGCTGCCAATGCATATTTGGAAGCATCTTTAATGGGCCATCCGCCTTCGGTAAGATATACGTCGGCCAGCAATGCCTTTACGGAGCCTTTGTTCGGCCTTCCCGGTGCACGTCTGGTATTAGGCACCCAGGCCTCTGCTTTCTTCAGGTCTTCTTCTATCAGCGGATAGATTTCGGCCGGTGTACTTTTATGCAGGTTCAGGTATTCGGAACTGAAAGTTTCGGAAGGCACGACGGGCACGGCCCCCCAGAACCTGGTGAGCCAGTAGTAAGAGAGCCCTCTTAGAAAATATGCTTCTCCTACTATTGCCTGAATAGTTGCTTCGCTACCGTCGGTAACCTTAGTATAGTTATTGATAATATTGGTGGTTGACTGAATAACTTTATAGCAACCGCGCCAGATAGGCACCATACGACTATTAAGATCGGCAACGTTAAAGCGGTCGAATTCGCGGAACTCTTCCTTATTTGAGCCGGGATGGGTAGTAAGATCATCGGCCCCCATACACATGGCTATCTGCGAAACAGTAGTAAAACCACTCTCCCATGGAATCATAAGACTGCCATAGGCACCTGTTAATGCAGATTCCAGGCCTGCCTGGTTGCTGATGCCGGCGTTACCCAATACCAGTCCATTTGGTTCTTCTGTAAGCTGCTTGGAACAGGAAGCAGCGATAAATATGAAGATGATGAGATAAAGCTTTTGCATCTCTAGTAATTTTAATGATTAAAAACTAAGCGTACATCCTCCTATAAAAGTTCGCACGTTGGGATAAGAACCAAAATCGATCCCCTGCCTGATGTCACCTGCAGAAGAGTTTGATTCCGGGTCAATACCAGAATAACCTGTTATAGTCCAGATATTGGTAGCGCTCACGAACAGTTTTAAGCCTGCTTTTCCTTTGAAGGCCTTGCGTGGGATATCGTAAGACAGGCTTATGTTTTTAAGGCGCAGAAAATCTGCTTTTTCAAGGAAGCGGGTAGACTGGGTGAAGTTGCGGTTAGTAGTGCTGAAGGCAGGGATATCAGATGTTTCATTTACGCCCGGGATATACCTGTGTTTAATGTCGACATAGGTAGCTTCCCTGGCGTCGCCGCCATGATACATGGCAGCAGCCTTGTTGTAGTTGAGCTTATCAAAGCCCATCATTGCGTGGAAGAAGATATTAAACGTAAAACCTTTGTAGGTTACTGTGTTATTCCAACCCAGTGTAGTAGTAGGCATACCTGATCCTATTACACTATAGTCGCTGGCATCTATTACATTATCGCCATTGACATCGAGATAACGGGAGTCGCCTGCTTTTGCACCAAAGTCACCGGCTTTAGTATCGCCCGGTTTCCAGGTACCGAGGTAGGTGAGTCCCCAGATAGAACCTAATGGCTGACCAGGCATTACTACGAATTCAGGTTGCAGTGACATACCACCGCCTATTTTGCGGTTATTGGGATCAAAGATGATCTTATTCTGACCGGTAGAGATAACACGGTTCTTTACAAAAGAGGCATTGAACCAGCTACTCCAGCCAACGGCTGTTTTATCGAACACTTTAGCATCGAGTGCGATTTCAAAGCCTTTGTTCTTAACAGAACCGGAGTTCCTGATAACAGGGTTACCGCCAAGATAGATAGGAAGCGTTTCAGTAAGCAGCAGATCACGGGTATCTTTTATGAAATAATCTGCAGTAAGAGAAAAGCGGCCTTTTAAAATTGCGACATCAATACCCAGATCTTTTTGAACAGTGGTTTCCCATTTCAGTTCCGGGTTGCCAACGTTCCCCAGTATAATACCGGTTTGCGAAGCGGTGTTGTTAAAAGAAGCCACCCTGTTTGAATAGGTTGCAAATGTGCCGTATGCATTTATATTCTGGTTACCTGTATGTCCCCAGCTACCGCGTACTTTCAGGTTACTGATCAAAGGTACCGTTCTCATGAACGATTCTTCAGACACGACCCAGCCAACAGAAGCGGAGGGGAAATAGCTGTATTTGTTGCTGCCTACAAACTTGGAAGAACCGTCTCTGCGTATGGCAGCGGATAACAGGTATTTATTTTTAAATCCGTAAATGGCTCTTCCCATCAGAGAAAACAATGCAGATTCGGAAGTACCGGAAGATGGCGTGCCGGGCGTACCGAGGCCAATGTTATTCCACATAAAAGACTCGTACGTAAGCGCAGATGCGCCTGCGGAAACATAGTTAAAATTATTCTTCTGAAATTCCATCACAGCGGTCAAGTCAAGGTTATGATCGTTATTAAACTGTTTGTGATAGCTCAGCGTATTGGTGCTCTGCAACCTTATCTCTTTGTTTGAGCCATAACTGGCTATAGATGTGTTTGAGTTCACGACCTTTCCTGCAAAGCTTTTATTATCGTAACCAAGGTAGTTGATACCGTATTGCATGTCGAACGAAAGCCCATTTATAATCCTGAATTTAAAGCCTCCCATAGCGTTTGCCAGCAATCTTTCAACAACCGTCAACTGGTCGGTAGTCAAGGCCAGTGGATTAAAGAATACGGAGCTGACAGGATCGCTTACGGTATAACCTCCTACATTATTACGAACAGGCACAGTAGGGGACCATGTGATAGCCTGAGCCAGGGGACTATGAGGGCCATCGGCAGGGATATCTATATTCTGTGAACTGCTGTAAGAGCCAATGATATTGATGAAAGCAGAAATCCTGTCATTCAGTTTGGCGTTGATGTTAGAACGGATGTTATATCTTTTGATATAAGAGTTATTGATCACGCCATTCTGATCGAGGAAGTCGCCGGAAAGGAAGTATCCTCCTTTTTCAGTGCCACCGGAGAGATTAAGCAGGTATTCCTGCGTACCTGCACGGCGGAAGATCTCATCCTGCCAGTTGGTCCCCCCATTTGTTTTAAAGCTGTCAATTTTGGCTTGTGTAAAGGGTAACGCTGCGCCTGTAGCAGCAGCATGTGCATTTGCAGTTTCGGCGAAGTCGCCGGCGTTGAGCAGATCGAGTTTTTTAAGTACCGAAGCGGAAGAGAAACGGGCTGTAGCATTCACCCTTACTGCTCCCCTGGCGCCTTTTTTAGTAGTAAGGATCACGACGCCATTAGCGCCGCGGCTGCCGTAGATAGCTGTTGCCGCCGCATCTTTCAGGACCTGGATGGTTTCTATATCATCGGGGTTGATGGAAGAAAAATCGGCGCCGACAAAACCATCTACTACGTATAACGGGCTGTTGTCGCCGGTAATGGAGTTAGATCCGCGGATGCGGATACGAACGGCGCCACCGGGAGCTCCTGTTGAATTAGTTACCTGTACCCCGGCGGCGCGGCCCTGCAGCACCTGGTCGAGTCTTGTTACAGGCTGTTCTTTAAATGCTGCGCTGGAAACGGAACTGATGGCACTGGAGAGCGTTGTACGGCGTTGTTCGCCATAACCTATCACAATAAGCTCACCCATTTCGGCTGTTACCGGTTTTAGATTTACGGCAATGAAATTTCTGCCCTGTACAGGAATTTCCTGTTTGTCGAAACCAAGAGAGGTAATCACCAGAACAACATTGGCATTAGCAAGCTTAATTTCATATTCACCATTTTCATTGGTGACTGCTCCCCTGTTGGAGCCTTTGATCTGTACAGCAGCGCCGGCAACCGGATTCCCGGTTTCATCGGAAACCTTTCCTTTTACCAGGTGATCATCTGGTGCTTCGAGCATAGGCTGCGGCGTTGGCCGCCGTTTTACGATGATCGTTTTACCATCGATATCATAAACCAACGGTTGAGTGCGGAAACACTGTTCAAGCACCTTATCGAGTGGCTGGTTCCTGGCCTCTACCGTTACGGCTTTGGCGATGGCGAGCTGCTCATCGGTATACAGGAAATTATATCCTGTTTGTCTTTTAATTTCTTTAAAGACCTTTTCAAGCGATGAGTTGTGCACGGAAAGTGTTACAGTGGTTTGCGCGATACTGCGGGCATGTACCTGCAGCATGGTGGCGGTTAGTAATAACACAATTAGTTTCATAATCAATAACGATTTGGCAAATAATCGTATCAAATGGTTTTTCTTATGGGCAGACGGCTGCCGTCTGCCTTGGCAATCAAACGTTAATGGCATACATTTGTAATAATCGGCGTTAATAAATGGATGAAAGTTTATGGACCCGATCTTCAGCCGCATGTGGTACGAACACTTGCGGCTTTTTTATCTCCTTTGGTCGGCTTGCAATCAGTTAAGGACTCATGGCTTCAGCAGATTTTGGTTACTAATAGTTAAGTTGAAAGAGGTTTAGGGTTGTAACAGTTATTTCAGGCTGAGACTGTTCCTCAGGGTGATACAATTATTTTACGGCCGGAGACCTGGAAATGGACTTCTCCGGTCTGCTGCATCATATTCAATAGTTTTTCAATAGACGCATCGCTGGACAGTCCTCCCCTGAAGTGTGCATTTGGCACATCCCCCTTGTACTCAATCTCCACATCGTACCATCTTGCGATCATCCGCATAGCAGCACGGACATCGGTTCCGGCAAACTGGATAAGATCATTTTTCCAGGCTATCGTTTCTTCGGTATTTACATTATTCTGCACTTTTAATATTCCGTTGCGGAAGAGGCTGGCGCATTGACCCGGCACCAGGATCTTTTGTTTATCCTGCGCATCTGCGGCAGGGGCATTCACTTTAACCTTGCCCTGCAATAATGTTGTCTGCACCGCTTCTTCATCGGAATAGGCCATTATATTAAAGCTGGTACCCAATACCTGTACCTGCATATTATCCAGATTCACAAAGAAAGGCTGAGACGCATTTTCTGCGATCTCAAAATAAGCTTCCCCTGAAAGGGTCACCTCTCTTTGGGAACCATTGAAAGCAGTGGGATAATGTAAGCGGCTGGCTGCATTGAGCCAAACTTTAGTTCCATCGGGCAGTGTAATATGGTACCTGCCGCCCCGCGGCGTTGAGATGGTATTGAACAAGTTCGCCGCTGCCGGGCCTGACTGTTGCTGGTAGGCCAGTTGGCCATTGGCCAGCTTTACCACCTGGGTAGTTCCTTGCGTTGCCAACGCGCCGTTTTTAGCATCGTTAAGCGTAATAGTGGAACCATCGGCGAGGGTTAATATCGCCTTGTTCGTTCCAGGGCGGATGCTTTCCTGCGCAGCAGTATTTTTTGCCAGCTTTGGTGCCGGATCCTGCTTTAATAAGCGATAGGCGGCAGTACTGCCAGTCAGTAATAGCAACGCTGCGGCCGCCCATTTCCACCAATGCCTGCGAGGCTGCGTATTCATGAGATGCACTTCCGGTTGCACTTCCGGCTCTTCTTCCTGTAGTTTATCCCAGGTTTCATTGAAGATTTCAACGATATCGGTTTCGGGCGAGGCATATACTTCTGTCTGTTCTATAAACAGCCTGGCAATCGATTCGTTAATCTGTAGCAGATTTTGATTGTCATGAATAAGCGTCCTTAACTGCCTGATTTCGGCGACGGACATTTTTTCATCATCCAGGTATTTCTGCCATAATAAGATAAAGCGTTCCTGTTTGTTCATATGACCTGTTTAAAGCAATCTGCCGGGCCTCCGGCAGGTATGGCTTTTTTATACAGACGTGTAAGAAAACAGGAGGAATGCGTATACCTGAAAAAAAATATCAAGCTTGTAAAACAACAGTCCAGATTAATAAAAAGACACCTTCGTGATATTGCGCCATATATTTCCTGATAGCGCTTAAAGCACGGACCATATAGGATTTGGAGGTAACCCGGGTAATATTCATACGAACGGCGATTTCCGAATGACTTAATCCTTCGAAACGGCTTAGTTTGAACACTTGTTGCATCTGAGGAGGGAGATTATTAACGGCTCTGTTGAGTAAGCCCTCCAGCTCATGATATTCTGCATTTTCGTGCGGATTGGCAGCATCGTCGCGGAAATAAGCAAGCAGGTAATCTTCGTTGTTAGCTGTAAAAACTTTTTTTCGCAGATGATCGATAGCGAGATTACGTGCCAGGGTATATAGAAAAGATCTGAAATAAATGACATCGGGTAGCTGTTCTTTATTTACCCAAAGTTTGATAAAAGTTTCCTGGGCGAGATCCCTTGCTAATTCAGGAGATTTTGAGATTTTAAGGCCAATAGCATAGATCTGATTCCAATAGTGTTCAAAGACAATGCGATAGGCGTCGCGGTCGCCATCGGCGATACGCAACAGCAGTTCCGGCTCGTTGTATGTAGTGACAGATGGCAAAGCTTTAAAAATCGTTGTAATACTAAAGTAAGGAAAAAGCCGGAGTAAAATTTACTCCGGCCTTAATATCTTAAAGTATTCATATGGGATCGTTCCCAAATAAAATACGGCAATTGAAAGGCTGTAAACATACACTATTGCATTACTGTTGATGCAGCATAGCCTCCAGCATTTTTTTTCTTTCTGCCTGCATTTTATAGAATGCTTCTTGTTTATTTTCCAATTCGGACAGCAACATCAACTCTGATTTTATAACAGCCAGGTCCCTGGCTTTATCCGGCATGCGTTCCAAAACAGCTACTTTATCTGCCCAATAACCCTTAAAATTGGACATCGAAAAAGCTTCATTGCTTTTAAATGCGCTATCAATCCAATACAATGCAGTTTCAAGTGCTGTAGAATCAGTGCATTTACCGGTAATAAGGGGACTGTACCAGTCGACCCAGGTTCTTGTGCTGATGTTCTTATAAACACCTTTTTTTACGGCATTGTTCACCCTTGTCACATACGCCATCCAGTTGCGACTGTATTGCAGCTCTTTTATACGTACAGTTGTCACCAGTTCTTCTTTTGACGTAATTCCTTTTTCATCCATCATTGCCAGCAGCTTTTGAAAAGCAGCTTCGTCAAATACCTTCCCAGCCTTTACCGCAGACAGGAGTTGACTGGCATTACGGGTGTATTTTTCAGCCAACATACTTTCGACATTAGCCTTCCCGAACTTTTCATCAAAGGAATTTCTATTGGCATAGATATAAGTTATTACAGGCGAAAAGGGCGTTTGTACCTGTTTAGCTATTAGCTGATAGATATCTTTCTCGAAATAGCGTTCTTTTGGAATAATAGATAAGTAATGCAATGCTACTTCTCTTTCGCGGGAATCAGCCATCTTGTTGAGAAACTGCAAATATGCTGCAACAACTGCAGGATCATCTTTATGCTTATTGTAATCAGCTTCCAGCGCAACTTCGGCATATCCTCCACTCAAAGCTTTTGAAGCTTCTGCCAGCAATGGAGCAGCCTTCATAAAGCCAACCGCACGATGTACAAGATTGCCGGCTCCGTCAACCCATAACAACGTTGGATAAGCACCCACATGATAGTTTTTAGCCAGGGCGACACCTGCTCCAACTTCTATATCTGTTTTAAAGCAGATAAAGTTACTGTTGAAAAAAGCGGCTACTTTTTCATTGGGAAAAACTTCTGCAGCGAGCTTCTTACAAGGCACACACCAAGAGGTATAACAGTCGATGAAGATGAGTTTCTTTTCTTTTCTGGCTTTGGCGGTTATTTCAGCCCAAGTGCCTTTTTCAAAATGAACACCTCCGTTCTGTTGAGCCAATACCAACCCGGAATAGAGTCCCAACCAAACAACAAGTATTATCTCCTTCATAATATCAATTAAATATTCGCATTAAAAAAGGGGCCGTCCATTCTTTTGTTCAGCCCCTATCGTTTACTTACTGCCGAAATCTATATTTTTTTCTCTAAATGGATTTTCCGCCGTCTCCGAATAATAGTTAGCGCCTGTGAAGAATTTACCTAATTCCAGATAACCAACTATCAAAAGACTATTCTTATATTCCGGATGTATATATAAGGCGTAATAATACTCCGGAGGCTCAACCGGATTCAGATATATTCCTTTAAGTTTAAATCCTGCAATCTGTTTAGGGACTTTATTGGGATCACCTATAATATCTCTGGTAGCAACTTTATATTCGGTTATAACATCACTGGGAAAATATTTAAGGAAAAGCGTCCCATCCTCTTGCTCTTTGCAGGAAAAATTTCCTTTAGGCATACGACGGGTAGACTCCCATCCAACCGTTTTCGCGGTACCTTTTTTAAAAAAAATGGAAATGTAACCTGCACTTATATCCAACTTTGACGCAGTTTGTGCATTTACTTTAATAAAGGCAACTGCAGCTATCAAGAAGAAAAACACTCTGGCCATGTCAGTATAATTTAGTTTGTTGGGGTTCCAGAATATTTACAAAAGCCGGTAGTTGTAGCCTTTGGGCGTAACGGAGTTCCATAGGATTGGAAACTCAATCTAAAAGAAATGTCCCAGTTATAGCTTGTAATATTATTCTCGACCGATGTAACCGTTTCATCTTCACCGATTTCTGCACCAATTTCGCCAACACCCGCATTTAAGCCGGCTCTTACCAAAACCCTGCCTGTACTCGTTTTCGTAAAGGTCCGCTTCTCAAGCAGATCTCCATAAGAACGCCCAATTACCGCCTGTTCCTCTCCTCCCACGTTAGCATAAGGAGTGTAGGGTACTTCAGTAGTTCCAATAGCCGGACCAGTTAAAAACACGGACACATTTCCCAGCAGGAAGGCTGAGGGCATCCATAAGTTTGAAATATTATACTGCACAGGGATCAACAGTGTTAAGACATTACGTCTTTGTGCAAAAGGAAAAGTTACACGATGATAATATTGAACATCACTAGGGCCAACATCAATCCCATCAGCAGCAGACCAATCTTCATCTTCCAAAAGATAAATCTCCTCACTAGCTCCTGGATCTAAATCAGCATCATAATCAGTGCGATATAATGAAGACCGAGCATCAGGCCCAGCGTTTAAGGCGCTATCTCTAAAGAGATTAATCAAACTATCTGACTTCTTAATATCTTTAAAATATTTCATCAACAATTGATATTGAACTTTAGTGATATTAAGACTAATTGAATCACGGATCCGCCCGGGTGAACTGATTTCATCAGCACCTTCATTAGAAATAGATGTTTGCTTTGTACAGGAAAAAAAAGGAAAAAGCATCAGAAACGCAATAGCATTTCGAATAGATAAAAGACGCATATTAGCATGTATTGGTGAAATAGGATATACTTAGTTAAAAATTTCTGCCAGTCTTTTTTCCAGATCAGGTCCTTTCAGATTTTTAGCAATAATCTTTCCGTTCGGATCCACCAATACATTCTGGGGGATGCCGTCAATGCCGTACAGGGCGGCGGCTTCATTTCTCATCTTCAGGTCGGCGACCTGCTTCCAGGGCAGTTTATCTTCTTTAATAGCAGAAAGCCAGTTGTCTTTAAATGCCTCAATATCGAGAGATACGCCAAGAATTTCCAACCCCTTTTCGTGATAGACCAAGTAAGCTTTTACTACATTCTTATTTTCTTTGCGGCAGGGACCACACCAGGATGCCCAGAAATCAACCAATACATATTTGCTCCTGTAGTCCGATAATTTTACAGGCTTACCTTCCGGATCAAACTGCGTAAAGTCTGGCGCCATAGTCCCCACAGCAGTCGTATTGATACTTTTGAGTTGTGCAGCATAACTTTTTGCCGATGGCGTAGCTTTTACGCTCGCCGACAGCTTCTCAAATAATGGGGCAGCCACTTCATATTCGGGAATAACCCCTGCATATTTCTTTAAAGCCAGCAAACTCAGGAAACTACCCGGCCTGGTCTTTAAGAAATTGAAATAAACAGTTCTCTTCATTTCCGAAATGGAATCGCTTTGCAGTTCTATCCGCGACATGAGTGCCGTATCGTTTCGTTGTTGCGCCGGCATATTTTTATAGTAGGCATCAAGCTGCTTCTTTTTTTCTTCTATAGGAGCCAGCGATGCATTAAGTTGCTTGTAGTCGTCATTGAGCCGGGAGCCGCTTATAGTGCTATAAGCAAGCGAATCGGCCACGGCATGAAGTCTGATGATGCCAGGCTCCAGGTAAAGCTTCAGGTGTTCTGATCGAATTCTACCTTTCGGCGTTCTCCCCATTACTATCAGCGTAACTTCTGCAGGTTCTTCGATTGCCCCCTTTAGTTCGAAGTGGCCATCTTTAATTTCAGCAGTATCGTTGATGATAGGGCTGAAGCAAATGATCTTCGCCGTTGCTGTACCTGCAAACCCATCCATTTCTCCTTTCAGTATATATTCTGTTTTCTGCGCCATTGCCAGGGCGGGAAAGAGAATCATAGCAGTTATAATAGTCTTCTTCATTTTTTAAGGATTTTGTTCCCACGTTGGATTAAAATACATTACCTGGAGTGGTATGCGCAGCACATACCGGGGGCTACCTGGTTGCAGTGTAGCGATAACACTGCCGGTTCCGTTATATCTTTCAACCGCGGGCATACGCCCTTCCGCATC
The Filimonas effusa genome window above contains:
- a CDS encoding carbohydrate-binding protein, whose product is MKYLTIAPTRGDAFAMFVPARFYSVLLFLLIGLCGNLKAQFLILDDMEGNGPCSGRWDFYAGNTTTGKVEFGVPNPAPGGLNTSSKVAKFNKDTTSFEWMTAGCSLPDSFDLHGNTVFKMLVYSNVKEDVMFKLQPGTNYNKAVYFTYKIKNINTWEEATFDFKTVSNRTDLNRLEVHFIDGKKASGILYFDLVQGPDPASVTLGNTSISMGQEQGALIQATVHGNTFKSILDKSQWTAPFPAGVFIDSLHRVNDTVVNIVLGGNSSVNYSRYDLKLTIAGSQLDSSGAAQYIAKGNVVFEGNPNYTLIFSDEFNGSGLPDLTKWTVDPRPKAWINGEQQVYTDTSYDNARVRNGCLVITGKRDFPNYNTTDPWSSARLITQNKVDFKYGKVEVRARLPRARGSWPAIWLMPTTSAYGAWPQSGELDIMEHVGNSFGTVLSTVHTQNNNWQNGGHLSASRLMPDVDTVFHTYGMEWTEDSIVFLFDGTKNYTYVNPKTTWRDWPFDQKFHVILNLAIGGGMGGAITAADWPDSMLVDYVRVYQKGIGTPVPDSMIISPANRAFIPGKKYQYTARIFDQNDFPMELTPVWTITGTGNSITNTGLATVVAPGIVTATAASGIDTIRATANVTIRTANYKPIPARIEAEAFDYSNTCCTEPVQDTSGVLNVSYIASTSFLEYDINTPWTGSYRIQLRVAVNTAATVKVMVGDTLLTTINLPASGGWQNWTTVTSAPFQLPGGKRTLILQSTASGWNFNWLKVIRATEVSLSHITVTPDSTSVFVNARKQFKAAAYGSDGSRLDLPFTWSVLPKGGVMDNKGVITASDTPGIYYVKAHYNSMFGKAKINVLALPHLASIKIVPDSLTLPFGASQQYTAQGFDQYAAAFAFTGATWSVTGEGNTVSSIGVVTAGAPAGYYKVTAVKDGLTGSAVFSPGYGCTFKKRIEAEITNSYSNTPTLETTTDTSGGKNLTGLAYNQWFGYSNLGIPVKGKYNVSLRVLTTAPAKARLNNSGIVYGTINIPNTNGQWATITDTVTLPAVSYFNIAVYQGTFKFNWFALDNCATEPVAAATGLNTLAVAPEAEDSKLNSTAQLKVYPNPVREMLTIELPDHNFRTIKLLDMNGRQLRQWTVPGGSRKIIKSISGVPAGSYFIRLEGTAVPVSVKIIKL
- a CDS encoding RagB/SusD family nutrient uptake outer membrane protein; its protein translation is MQKLYLIIFIFIAASCSKQLTEEPNGLVLGNAGISNQAGLESALTGAYGSLMIPWESGFTTVSQIAMCMGADDLTTHPGSNKEEFREFDRFNVADLNSRMVPIWRGCYKVIQSTTNIINNYTKVTDGSEATIQAIVGEAYFLRGLSYYWLTRFWGAVPVVPSETFSSEYLNLHKSTPAEIYPLIEEDLKKAEAWVPNTRRAPGRPNKGSVKALLADVYLTEGGWPIKDASKYALAASKAKEVIDNKTTYAVDLYQGGFLKIFAGGTSEDVFALYTRGQWITYNSFYGLSTMPEDEGGWTDFFPELNFFNNFPAGSRKDETFSTSFVINGNTVPWQNVSTKHPYYKKFTIQSGTKNTYMSANPVIMIRYAHVLLTYAEALARSGTVNDDAYKAINAVRQRAGLTDLPAGMAPAEFANAVVNERAWEFAGEWCRWFDLVRLEKVEEANANKNDGDLKPVGTITKANYTLPIPGADVLMNPNLK